ACGCGGTAGTTGACTGGCTGCTGCCGTCATCCTTCAATCATGATTATTTAGAAGGTCTCGGGATTTCGAACAGCATCAAATGTTTTCGCGAAGCATTTAACCATTCTTGTAGTTCAATGTTTGGGGTTTGAGTAAATCAAACCCTATCCTAGAAGCAACAACCAGTCTTTCTGGAGCATGCGCGATAGCCAGAAGGAATGGTTACCATTATCTCGGTCATTCCAAAGTTCTTCAACGAGTTGAAGAGCCATAAGATTTGTGGGAAGACGATTCAATGAATAGATGGCTCGCAGTCTTTCACGCACTTTATCGCGCAGGGAATTATTTGACTCGGTCAATTCGGACCCGGCTGATAGGAGAGCGAGAGATTGGAAGTTCAGATAGTATGACGATGAAGGAATCAGTATCAAATGGCGTACTGTCTCTTCGGCGTACTTTAGTATCGACAGCTCTTGCGCTTGAGTTATATCCCGATCCGTGGAACAACTCCTCTGTGCATGAACTCGAGATTGATAAAGTAGAACGAGACCTTGATAGCGGAACGCTTCATATAAGTGGACGAGGTCGGGATTTTGGGCGCTCGTCGTCCATTCAATAAGCTGGGCCTCCAGTATGGCTTCTTGAGTGAAGTTCCGATTCTGCGGCATATCATGTACCTTTCGGCAATACCGTCCGACATTGGCGATTGTAAGGAGTAGGCTGCTACATGTTCCGTACATCGGATGGTGCCAGTCACCCATCCTATGCACCGCGAGAGATATTATGAATGAGTTGATACTCTGCGGTTCACCTGGTTCTACTAAGAACGAACTGCACATGTCCCAGTAAAGATACACTCCCAGGCAGAGTCGAACCACAGGGTCATTAGTCGTCGACACAGATGTGTTTTGAAGCATACTGTTGATCAAGGCACGGGCACCAAATAAGTGCTGTTTGCCAAAGTTCTTCGAGTCAGGATCAACAACTTGCATAAAAGACAATAGCATTATGGTCAGGAAGTGCGTGTAGTGAGCACGTTGGACTTGATCTATCTCTCTTCGAAGGCAAGCTATGGCTTTGCCATGTTCCTCAAGGGCCAGAATAGGGGCCTCTGCCGGGAAGTACTGTTCATGGTTGGCACTGACTGAGTGGATAGCATGGAGTAGTGCTGGGGATTGGGCTAGGTCTTTCAAGATAGGGAAAGAGAACGGATTGTTCTCTGGATCTATGACGAACGCTTGGCTGACTTTCTCCAGGTAATACTGTAGTAACCGTCGATTGACATGCGTTTTAGGCTGAAGTGAGAGCCACGGTGCCTCAACTTGCCATTGTGTTAGCCGCGGAACCGACGTACAGACCAGACCTCGACGCTGGCACCGCTTGCACGTCGGGTAGCCTTCATCGCATTTGACCCGCTTCGCCTTGCATTCTCGACAGCCGAATTTGCTTTTGTTTCGCGCTTGAACCGGTAAACCCTTATACTCTCGATGCGTAGTTGTATTTGCAGACTCGCTGACTATCACTTGTTTGAAACGTAATCCGCGGACCTCCATATCTGGTTGGATAGACTGCTGCATTGAAGACGAGGATTCGGGTAGGATCTGAAGAGTCGCCACGAGGGTTGCCGTATCACCAGTAGATTACTAATATCATCCGCGACACCAAACCCGTTTCAGCTTACGGTACCATATCCGATCCGTCCAGAATTCTTGTTTGTATCAACGACGCGGCTGCGATCATTCTGCCCCGGCGTTGACTGTGTCCATGTCGCGCGCATGTCGTTGAGAAAGCCCGAAAGTCCTCGTGATGTGCAGAGCGGCCAAAGGAGCCATGATCAcctgaagcagcagcacacaGAATCTTTCTTCAGGTGCAAAATTGACCAGGTGTGaggcgtcttcttcttctgtccacCGAGCGCAGACCAGTGGTTCATTTTCAGCGCGGTTATGTAGTTCGAAAGAGTCTTGCTAGTGCCAGTCTCCAGTGTATAATGAGAGGTGCGGTATGATATGCCGCAAGCAGTCTTCGCTAGACCACCCACCATTTATCATAGAGGGGCTTTCGGTTTTGATGGGCAGGGGTGAATGACTGGTTTGGCAATCTGTTTGAGAGTTAGATGGTAAACCAATTATCATGTCGTTGTTTCGCCATTTGGCCACGCAGCATTGATATTGGCTCGAAATATATCATGGCACGACTTCATGTTAACATACATTCGGGTCATCAGTGGCTGTGTCCATGGAAACTGTGAGACCTCCCCACTATaaccttttccttttctggACAGATCCCGAGGACTATCCCCAATCATTCAGGGCCTAAAGTGCCACGAAACCTAGTAGTAAAAACCCTGGACAGGAACTGAGAGGCACATGGCTAACTCTATTCTGTGAGGGTCTTCATATCTCTGCGCCAGGCAGTAGCTGCCAAGAGTGGTTGTCCACAATATTTCATTATTAAAAGTACATACAAATCGCCGCTTGGACCCACTCTAATTTCCTCTTCTGTCGAGAATGCGAGGTTGAACAGGCGCATTGGGAGAAGGTTTCGGCTAGCTTATGGCACCTCCGATGTACTTCAAGTCAGTGATACCCTGATAGTTGAATACACCTACTAGTACGCACCATCACGCGCTGCCTCTGAAATTCCCAAGAAGCCGACTTCCGCTGACTATCGAAACTACCCACAAGATGGAGAACTTGACCATGGATGCGACCGACATGTCACGGTTCAACGCAttttccatcatctccgtcgGCTATAAAACAGTTGGCGACCATACAATCACTGCGGATGTGCTCTATCCCAAGACCTTGAACGACTCAACGCAGCAACACAAGTCACCCTCCGGCCCCCGACCAGTCCTACTTCGCTACCACGGTGGCGGCCTTATTGCGGGCTACAGTCTCTTTCCTCCGTTCTTCAGCCCGTGGTATCTCGAATTAGCGCAGGAGTATTCAGCCGTCATCGTTTCCCCAAATTATCGACTGTTGCCAGAATCTTCTGTACTGGATGTGCTTGAGGACGTGGAAGACCACTGGCATCGGATGCATCAATCGCTCCCCGCACTACTGCAGCGGGAAACAAAAGGTACCGTGGAGGCAGACTTGAGGCGTATTATGACCGTAGGCGACAGTGCCGGCGGATACCTCAGTTTACAAATGGCTTTAAATCACCCAGACGAGATTCGGTCGGTCAATGCCGTTTATCCTATGGTTAACCCGAAAGCATCCTACTTCAGCAGTGGCGAGGAGCGACCTGTGTTCAACCTCCCGACTTATCCACTGGATACGTTGAGATTACACCTAGACTATGTTAGGAGGCAGGAGGCAGTCATGCAGAAGCCTGTGATTGTATCCGCCgctgctgatgctgaacGATTCCGCTTAATGTTCGCGGCATGCCAGCACAGCCAGCTAGGTCAAAATTTCCCAGAAGCCCCCATTACCCCCTATTTGCTTGAAAGGCTCGATGCCGGAGCACGCTTTCCACGTGGTGGAGTGTTGATACTTCATGGACGAGATGACAGCGTGGCCCCTGTCACAGAGAGCTACGCATTGCAGGGAAAACTTGCCCAGGTTGACCCCAACCTCAACTTTCGACTTGTCGTGCGGGATGGCGAG
The window above is part of the Aspergillus luchuensis IFO 4308 DNA, chromosome 8, nearly complete sequence genome. Proteins encoded here:
- a CDS encoding uncharacterized protein (COG:S;~EggNog:ENOG410Q1YI;~InterPro:IPR036864,IPR021858,IPR001138;~PFAM:PF00172,PF11951;~go_function: GO:0000981 - DNA-binding transcription factor activity, RNA polymerase II-specific [Evidence IEA];~go_function: GO:0008270 - zinc ion binding [Evidence IEA];~go_process: GO:0006355 - regulation of transcription, DNA-templated [Evidence IEA]) — its product is MQQSIQPDMEVRGLRFKQVIVSESANTTTHREYKGLPVQARNKSKFGCRECKAKRVKCDEGYPTCKRCQRRGLVCTSVPRLTQWQVEAPWLSLQPKTHVNRRLLQYYLEKVSQAFVIDPENNPFSFPILKDLAQSPALLHAIHSVSANHEQYFPAEAPILALEEHGKAIACLRREIDQVQRAHYTHFLTIMLLSFMQVVDPDSKNFGKQHLFGARALINSMLQNTSVSTTNDPVVRLCLGVYLYWDMCSSFLVEPGEPQSINSFIISLAVHRMGDWHHPMYGTCSSLLLTIANVGRYCRKVHDMPQNRNFTQEAILEAQLIEWTTSAQNPDLVHLYEAFRYQGLVLLYQSRVHAQRSCSTDRDITQAQELSILKYAEETVRHLILIPSSSYYLNFQSLALLSAGSELTESNNSLRDKVRERLRAIYSLNRLPTNLMALQLVEELWNDRDNGNHSFWLSRMLQKDWLLLLG
- a CDS encoding alpha/beta hydrolase (CAZy:CE10;~COG:S;~EggNog:ENOG410PXIX;~InterPro:IPR000073,IPR029058,IPR013094;~MEROPS:MER0042911;~PFAM:PF07859;~go_function: GO:0016787 - hydrolase activity [Evidence IEA]) — protein: MENLTMDATDMSRFNAFSIISVGYKTVGDHTITADVLYPKTLNDSTQQHKSPSGPRPVLLRYHGGGLIAGYSLFPPFFSPWYLELAQEYSAVIVSPNYRLLPESSVLDVLEDVEDHWHRMHQSLPALLQRETKGTVEADLRRIMTVGDSAGGYLSLQMALNHPDEIRSVNAVYPMVNPKASYFSSGEERPVFNLPTYPLDTLRLHLDYVRRQEAVMQKPVIVSAAADAERFRLMFAACQHSQLGQNFPEAPITPYLLERLDAGARFPRGGVLILHGRDDSVAPVTESYALQGKLAQVDPNLNFRLVVRDGEHGFDHLAKLHDNWLCDAIQDIVRSWLV